GCTGCTGGCCATCGACCTGGGCGTCTTCAATCGCAAAGCACACGCGGTCAGCGTGCGGGCGGCCCTGGGCTGGAGTGCGCTCTGGGTATCCCTGGCGGTGCTCTTTGGGCTCTGGATTGGCCGCGCCATGGGCCGGCAATCGATGCTGGAGTTCTATGCCGGGTATGTGGTCGAACAGGCGTTGTCGGTGGACAACCTGTTCGTCTTCATCCTGATATTCGGCTACTTCAAAATCGCCCCGATGCTGCAGCATCGGGTGCTGTTCTGGGGCATTCTCGGTGCGCTCGTCATGCGGGGGCTGATGATCGGCGCCGGTGCGGCGCTGATTGCCCATTTTCACTGGATCATCTACGTCTTCGGCGCGTTCCTTGTGTTTACCGGTCTTCGCATGGCATTCGGTGGCGAATCGGACATCGAGCCAGAGGCGAATCCGGTCATTCGGTTCGTGCGGCGGATTGTACCGATCACCGCCCGTTTCCACGGCGAACATTTCTTTGTGCGGGAGCCGCTTTCCCCGGGCGGAGCAGTCCGCCTCGTGGCGACGCCGCTGTTCCTGGTGTTGGCTCTCGTGGAAACGACGGATGTGGTGTTCGCCGTGGATTCCATTCCGGCGATCTTCGGTGTCACGCAGAAGCCGTTCCTGGTCTACACGTCGAATGTCTTCGCCATCCTGGGGCTCCGGTCGATGTATTTCGTCCTGGCGGGCGTCATCTCGAAATTTCACCTGCTCAAGTACGGACTGGCGCTGGTCCTGGCATTCGTCGGCATGAAGATGTTGCTCTCTGACATCTTTCCGCTCGGCATCGGAATCTCGCTGGCGCTGGTTGCCGCTTTCCTGCTGTCCAGCGTCCTCTTGTCCCTATGGATACCGCCGCGACATGAGTCGCCCCCGGACGCGCCGCCCGAACGCTGATCGTCAGGCGGCGCGCGCGGCCCGCGCGCTCGCCGCCATCTTCAGAAAGTTCACGAGGATGGTCCGGCCATGTTCGGTGAGGATCGATTCCGGATGAAATTGCACGCCCCACACGGGATGAATGCGGTGCTGCAGGGCATGAATTTCGTTCGGATCATCCGTGGCGACGGCCGTGATTTCCAGTTCGGCGGGCAGGGTCGCCCGCTCGACGATCAGCGAGTGATAACGCATCACGGAGGCGGGCGACGGGATGTCGGCAAACAGTCGGGTGCCGTCGTGCGCAATTGTCGACGGCTTGCCATGCATGACGCGGGACGCGCGAATCACGCGGCCGCCGAATGCCTCGCCAATGGCCTGGTGGCCCAGGCAGACTCCAAGCAGCGGGATGTGCGGACCCGCGCGCCGGATCAACTCCACTGAGATGCCCGCTTCGGTTGGCGTGCATGGACCCGGGGACACCACGATCGCGTCAGGCGCCAGACGCAATACCTCGTCGACCGTCAGCGCGTCGTTGCGGCGTACCGTCACCGTTTCTCCCAGTTCACCCAGATACTGCACCAGATTGTAGGTGAATGAGTCGTAGTTGTCGATCACGAGAATCATGAGGCGTCGATCACGTGGGAGCCAGCGGGTCAGGGTCTCGGATGGAATTGCCGGTGGACGCTCCGAAGATACTCACGATCGACATGCGTGTAGATCTGCGTCGTCGCGATATCGGCGTGGCCAAGCATCTCCTGCACGGCGCGCAAGTCAGCCCCGCCTTCCAGCAGGTGCGTGGCGAATGAATGCCGCAGGGTGTGCGGGGACACGGATTTCTCGATTCCGGCCAACGTCACGTACTTTCGCAGGATCTTCCATGCGCCCATGCGACTCAATGGTCGCCCCTGGGCATTGAGGAACAGGGTGCCCCTCCCGTTGCCGCGTTCGAGCACTGGGCGGAGTTCCCGGACATAGACCGCCACCGCGCCGATCGCCGAGCGACCAATGGGCACGAGGCGCTCTTTGCTGCCCTTGCCAAACACCCTCACCAGGCCGTCCTGCAAGAGCACGTCCTTCACGGCCAGCCCGATCCACTCCGAAACGCGCAGCCCCGCCCCGTACGCCAACTCCAGCATGGCCCGATCACGAAAGGCGAGTCGCTCATCGAGTCCCGGGGCGGCCAGCAGTCGCGTGACCTCGTCGACACTGAGGACCTCGGGCAGTGCGCGCCATCGTTGCGGCGAGTCGAGTCGTTCGGTCGGATCGTGTGTGACAATGCCCTCCGCCAGCAGCACGCGGTACCACGTCCGCAGGGCCGAGATGTTCCGCCGAATCGAACTCCCTGCCAACCCGAGATCT
This genomic window from Gemmatimonadaceae bacterium contains:
- a CDS encoding TerC family protein is translated as MPNVWWWIGFNTLILVLLAIDLGVFNRKAHAVSVRAALGWSALWVSLAVLFGLWIGRAMGRQSMLEFYAGYVVEQALSVDNLFVFILIFGYFKIAPMLQHRVLFWGILGALVMRGLMIGAGAALIAHFHWIIYVFGAFLVFTGLRMAFGGESDIEPEANPVIRFVRRIVPITARFHGEHFFVREPLSPGGAVRLVATPLFLVLALVETTDVVFAVDSIPAIFGVTQKPFLVYTSNVFAILGLRSMYFVLAGVISKFHLLKYGLALVLAFVGMKMLLSDIFPLGIGISLALVAAFLLSSVLLSLWIPPRHESPPDAPPER
- a CDS encoding aminodeoxychorismate/anthranilate synthase component II, whose product is MILVIDNYDSFTYNLVQYLGELGETVTVRRNDALTVDEVLRLAPDAIVVSPGPCTPTEAGISVELIRRAGPHIPLLGVCLGHQAIGEAFGGRVIRASRVMHGKPSTIAHDGTRLFADIPSPASVMRYHSLIVERATLPAELEITAVATDDPNEIHALQHRIHPVWGVQFHPESILTEHGRTILVNFLKMAASARAARAA
- the xerD gene encoding site-specific tyrosine recombinase XerD, whose protein sequence is MAPSRPRVSADHPDADEHALVGPFHLRTFEDALTLEDGASPRTLDAYRHDVIRCATFMRANGITNVATITPAALREFIYHLKDLGLAGSSIRRNISALRTWYRVLLAEGIVTHDPTERLDSPQRWRALPEVLSVDEVTRLLAAPGLDERLAFRDRAMLELAYGAGLRVSEWIGLAVKDVLLQDGLVRVFGKGSKERLVPIGRSAIGAVAVYVRELRPVLERGNGRGTLFLNAQGRPLSRMGAWKILRKYVTLAGIEKSVSPHTLRHSFATHLLEGGADLRAVQEMLGHADIATTQIYTHVDREYLRSVHRQFHPRP